CGCTGGCCAGGCCCAGATCCAGGCCCAGATCCAATGCGCCGAACGTCAGGCGCTCTACCCCGCCCGCTTGGGCAATGGCTGGCAACTCCAGCAGGCCTCTGGCGCTTTCGATGATGGGCCAGACGGGCTTGCCGCACGCCGCAGCCCGCTCGACCTGCGCGGCGCTTTGCGCCTTGGGCAGCAATACGGCCACCACCCCGGGCTGACGAAGGCATAACGCCAGATCAGCCGCCTGCTGTTGGTGTTCCGGTGCATTGATGCGCACCAGCACCCGCGCCTGGGGGTTGGCATCCAGAAAAGCGTCCAGATTGGCCCGCGCCTGCGCCTTGAGGTTTTCCGCAACGGCGTCCTCAAGGTCGACGATGACCGCATCGGCGCCGCTGCCCAGTGCCTTGGCAATACGTTCGGGCCGGGTAGCCGGGACAAACAGCGCTGAACGAACAATGGTTTGATCCATGAAGATGCTCCGTGCCGGGGGGCGAGGCAAAAGCCTCACACCGCTCCCTGTTGGTGAAGACCCTGGATGTCATCCGCCCCATAACCCAGTTCGGTCAGCAGGCTGTCGGTGTGTTCCCCCAAATGCGGCACCGCATCCATTCGCGGTTCAAAAGCGCTATTGCGACCTGGTGGCAGCAGCGCCGGCAGCTTGCCCGCGGGGCTGTCCACCTCGCGCCAGCGATCGCGGGCCTGAAGCTGCGGATGTGCCCAAACCCCTGCCATGTCGTTGACATGGGCGTTGGCAATCGACGCCGCGTCGAGCCTTGCAATGACCTCATCGGCGCTCATCTGCGCAAAAGCATCAACGATGATGGCCCGCAACTCGGCACGGTTCTGCGAACGCCGCGCGTTTGCATTAAAGCGTATGTCTTGCGCCAGCCCCGGCTGTAGCAACACCTTGTTGCAGAACTGCTGCCATTCACGTTCGTTCTGCAGGCCGAGCATCACCGTGCCGCCGTCACCTGCGGGGAACGGGCCATAGGGGTAGATAGTGGCGTGTGCGGCACCGGCTCTGGGGGGCGGCGCAGCGCCGTCGTAGGCGTAATACAACGGATAGTTCATCCACTCCACCAGGCTTTCGAGCATCGACACATCAATGCGGCTGCCCTCGCCGGTCTTGTCGCGCAGCAACAGTGCCGACAGCACGCCGGTGTAGGCGTACATGCCCGCCGCGATATCGGCAATGGAGCAGCCGGCTTTGGCCATGTCGTGTTCCCCCGGCCCGCCGGTGACGGACAGAAACCCGCCTTCGCTCTGGATCAGCAGGTCGTAGGCCTTTTTCTGCTCGTAGGGCCCGCCCTCCCCGTAGCCGGAAATATCGCAGACGATCAACCGCGGGAAGCGCTCATGCAGCGCTGCATAAGACAGCCCCATGCGCTCTGCCGCACCCGGCGCGAGGTTCTGCACCAGCACATCGGCCGTGGCCAGCAGCTTGTCGAGTACCTCCCCGGCAGGCTGTTGCTTGACGTTCAGGGTCAGGCTTTCTTTGGAGCGGTTGGTCCACACAAAGTGCGAGGCCAGGCCATTGACCCGCTCGTCATAGTCACGGGCGAAGTCACCGGAGCCGGGGCGTTCGATCTTGATCACCCGCGCCCCCAGGTCGGCCAGCTGCCGGGTGCAAAACGGCGCCGCAATGGCGTGCTCCAGGCTGACGACGGTAATGCCGTCCAGCGGGCGGGGTTTGGCGATGGTGTCGGTCATGATGCGTTCTCTACAGAAGCCGGGAGGCGGGTCAGGACGCCAAGGTCGTCAAGGTGGCGCAGTTGCCAGACCCGCCCGATGAGGCCCGTGGCCTGTGCGTCATTGCGCGCACCCGAGAAGGCCAGCAAGCGGCGAAACTTGTCTTCCAGCTCGGCGCGACTCAGGGTATTGCCCGGGTCGCCCTTGGGCTCATCGATGCGACCGCGCAAGGTCCGGCCCTGCACCGTGGTCACCTCCACCCGCCCCAGCCAGCGCTGCGGATAGGCGCCGTCGACTTCCTCGTCCAGCACCATGCACACCCTGGAGCAAAAGTCGGCGATGCGCGGATCGGTCAGCGAATGCTGGTGGAACTCGGGCAAGCCGGCCTTGCCGTAAACAGCGATCAGGCCCAGCACCGTGCCCATGGAAAACTTGGCCTGGTGGACGGTCTGTGGCACCCGCACGCGGCCCAGGACGTCGATGGCGCCCTGATGGACCCGCGTGGTGACGCTGGCAATGTCCTGGGCCCGCAGTTGCTCGCGCTGCATCAGCTCCAGCAAAGCATCCGCCGCCGGGTGCGTGTGGCGGCACGAAGCGTGAAACTTGAACGAGGTTTCAGTCAGTGCCCAGCGACTGCCCAGGCGGTCGGACAAGCAGGCCGGATTGGCGTCGCTGGACATTCCGGCGGCCATGCCCTGCTCGCCTTCGAGAATGTTTTTAGCGCCGCTCAGCCCTTCGGCGGTCAGGTAGGCGGCCAGCAGGCCATCGGCGGCCGCCTTGGCGGTGTGCAATTGCTTGGAGTCAGCCGCATCCCGCAGAAACTCCCACAGTCCGGCTGCCTGGGTGCCCGCGCTGCCGAGCACATCGGTGAACTGCTCCTGATTGAAGCCCATCAGTTTGCCCACCCCGACCGCCGCCGCCAGGGTGCCCACCGTGGCGGTGGTGTGGAAGATGCGATAGTGCGAGCGGCCGAGGAACTCACCGATACGAATGCCGGCTTCATACCCGGCGACGGCAGCAACGATCAGTTCGCGGCCGGTTTTGCCCAGGTCCTGGGCGGCAGCCAGCACGGCCGGGAACACCACCGTCGCCGGGTGCAGCACGGAGCTGTTGTGCAGGTCGTCCTGCTCTACCAGGTGCGAGCTGGCACCATTGACCAGCGCGGCGAAATACGCGGAGCTGGACGTGCCATTGACCAAAATGCCGGCCGGCCCGCTGGCCGGGCCCATCTTCGCCGCATAACGCTCGAACAACGGGATCGGATGCGAAGCCTGGCTGGCCAGGGCCGAGCCCAGCCAGTCAAGAAACAGGTCTTCGGTGCGGCTGATAACGGCTTCAGGCAACTGCTCGTAATGCAGGTTGGCTAAAAACTCCGTGAGCGCTTGAGTGTGCTGACTCATGCAGCGTTCTCCATCGAGGGCTAATGTCAGAGCCTGGTTAGAAGGAACGCGGCAACTCGAGCAGGTGCTCGGCCACGTAGGACAGGATCAGGTTGGTGGAAATGGGCGCCACCTGGTACAGACGGGTCTCGCGGAACTTGCGCTCGACGTCGTACTCAGTGGCAAAGCCGAAGCCGCCGTGGGTCTGCAGGCAGGCATTGGCCGCTTCCCAGCTGGCTTTGGCCGCCAGGTACTTGGCCATGTTGGCCGCCGCGCCGGCGCTGCGCCCGCTGTCGTATTCCTCACAGGCGCGCCAGCGCATCAGGTCGGCGGCTTCCAGCTCGATGTGGGCTTCGGCGATCGGGAACTGCACACCCTGGTTCTGCCCGATCGGGCGGCCGAACACCACCCGCTCACGGGCGTACTGCGCGGACTTTTCATTGAACCAGCGACCGTCACCGATGCACTCGGCGGCGATCAGCGTACGCTCGGCATTGAGCCCGTCGAGAATGTAGCGAAAACCCTTGCCCTCTTCGCCGATCAGGCTGCTGGCCGGGATGTGCAGGTTGTCGAAGAACAGCTCGTTGGTCTCGTGATTGACCATGTTGGCAATCGGCTGCACGGTCAAGCCGTTGCCGATGGCCTCGCGCAGATCGACCAGGAAGATCGACATGCCGTCGACTTTTTTCCCGACCTCCGCCAGCGGCGTGGTGCGGGCCAGCAGGATCATCAGGTCCGAGTGCTGAACCCGCGAGATCCAGACCTTCTGGCCGTTGATCACGTAACTGTCGCCCTGGCGCACGGCGGTGGTCTTGATCTTGGTGGTATCGGTGCCGGTAGAAGGCTCGGTCACGCCCATGGATTGCAGGCGCAGTTCGCCGCTGGCCAGTTTGGGCAGGTAGTAGTTCTTCTGTTCCTCACTGCCGTGGCGCAGCAACGTGAACATGTTGTACATCTGGCCATGCACGGTGCCGGAGTTGCCGCCGCAGTGGTTGACCTCTTCCAGAATCACCGAAGCCTCTGCCAGCCCCAGGCCTGAGCCGCCGTACTGTTCAGGGATCATTGCCGACAACCAGCCGGCCTTTGTCATGGCGCCAACAAACGCTTCGGGAAAGCCCTTTTCTTCGTCGATCTTGCGCCAGTACTCCGCCGGGAACTCGGCACACAGGGCGCGCACACCCTCGCGAATGGCGTTGTAATCTTCGTTCAGATACGGATTCATTGCAGATCCTTATTGTCATTATTCAATCGAAGGTCACTTCGCCCTTTTGGGCCACACCCTCGGCATTGCCCACCCACAACTCGGCCTTGCCCGCAGCGATAACACGACCGCTCACCTCAAAGGGATGAGGCGCAATCAACGGGCGAACGCCGCGATAGGCGAAGCGCCGCAGGCGTGCAGCGGGATTGGCCCGGCAGAAAGCGCGTAGACTCAGCGTGGCCATCAGCGGCCCATGAACCACCAGACCCGGGTAGCCCTCGGTCTCGGTTGCGTAAGGCCAGTCGTAGTGGATGCGGTGGCCATTGAAGGTCACTGCTGAGTAGCGGAACAACAAAGTGGGCGTGGGCGTGACGGACTCCTGCCAGGCGCCCTCGGGCAACGGGTCGCCGCTCGCGAGCTTGGGTGGCGTCGGCTCGCGGTAGACGATGTCCTGCTCTTCGCGGATCGCCAGTTGCCCGCCCTGCAGGTAGTCATGCTGCACAGTGACGAAAAGCAGCGAGCCGGTCTTGCCCTGCTTTTGCTGAACATGGGTGATGGTGGAAATCCGCGTCGCCCGGGCGCCCACCTTGAGCGCAGTGTGAAACTCGACACGACCACCCGCCCACATGCGGTGGCGGTTGTCGGCGGGTGGCAGAAAGCCTCCGCGGGCCGGATGGCCATCGCCTCCCAGGCCGCTTTCTTCCACCGCCGGCTGGAAAAAACACCACTGCCACAGCGCCGGCAAGGGTTCTGCGGCCTGCGGTACCCGCTCCCCCAGAGTGGCGGCAATACGGGTTACCTGGTCGAGGCTCAGATGTTCGTGGATCTCTTCGGTACGACCGATCCAGGCGGCCAGTGCGTTATCGCTCATCGGTGATATCCCCGTGGCTTGTTATTTTGGCCATGATTGCCAAAAGCAGGGCGATCTGTGAATCTGCGTTTCGGTAAGGGGGCGTTCGGTTTTGCTTAACGCTGAACACATCTAACGGACATCAGCCATGCACCTGGATTTAGTCGACCTGCGTCTGTTCATCCATATCGCCGAGTCCCCCAGCCTGACCCAGGGTGCGCGCAAGGCGTTCATTTCGCCGGCAGCAGCCAGTGCCCGGATCAAGAGCCTGGAAGAAAACCTTGCCAGCCGCCTGTTGTACCGGGATAGCCGGGGCGTCGAGCTGACCCCTGCGGGCGAGCTGTTTCTGCACCATGCGCGAGTGATCATGCGCCAGGTGGACTACATGAAAAGCGAGTTCACCGAGTACGGCGCCGAGGCCAGCGGGCATATCAAGATCTTCGCAAACACCACGGCGGCCACCGAATTCCTGCCTGAGATCCTTGCCGGTTTTCTCGCCGAACGACCGGGCGTGACGGTGGACCTGCAGGAGCGGCTGAGCCGCGACATTGTGCGTGGCGTCATGGATGGCTCAACGGACATGGGCATCATCGCCGGCCCGGTCGAGGCCGACAGCTTGCAGGTCATCCACTTCAGTACCGACCAGCTGGTACTGGTCACGCCCCTCGACCACCCGCTGGCCGGGCGCAAGACGGTCAAACTGGCCGAGACACTGGCCTACCCCCATATCGGCTTGCACGAAGGCACTACCCTGCTGCGTTTTTTGAATGAACAGGTAGCCCTGCACGGCATGACCCTGAACATGCGGATCAAGGTCTACAGTTTCGAGGCGATGTGCCGGATGGTCGAAGCGGGAGTGGGCCTGGCCGTATTGCCGGAGTCTTCAGCCCGTCGTCATCAACGCACCATGGGGTTGGCGGTGATCGAGCTGGACGAACCCTGGCGGGTTCGTGAGCGAAGTGTGCTGGTGCGTGACCTGCAAGCGCTGCCCACAGTGACCCGGGCCCTGATCAACAACCTGCTGACGCACCACAAGACCGCAGAGCAGGATGCTTGAACACCCCAGTGCGACTGCCCCGCAGTGGAGCAGTCAGGATCGAAGTCGCTGCAGGTAACGGATCAGAAACGGTAAGTAATCGACGAACCGAAACCGCTGGCGCTGTTCTTGAACCTGGAGCTGTAAGCCCCCTTGGTGGCCGAGCTGTCGTTGATCTTGACGCTCTCTTCCCACAGATAGGAGTACGCGAGATCGACCGTAATATTACTGACAGGCGTCCAGCCGGCGCCAAAGCTGATGGCCGTGCGGTCCCCGGTAGGAATTCGGGGTGAGCGGTTGGCGTTGTTGGTCGGCGACTGGTCGACCGACAAACCTGTGCGCAGTACCCACTTGGCGTTCAGCTGATATGCGGCACCGATGGCGTGGGCCCAGGTGTCATGCCAGTTCTGTTCTTCGGTGATGGTGTTGAGCGAACCCCCCAGGCGCGGGCTGACACCGCTGTTCTCGACGGTGATGTCCTTCAGGCGGCTCCAGCGTGTCCAGGTACTGCCCATGTACAGGGTCCAGTCATCATTGAGCTGATGAGTGACCGAAAAGTCCACCGACTCCGGCGTGTCCAGGTCCAGCTTGGCATCGTAGCTCTGCCCGCTAAGGCCCAGCAGGCTGAACGTGCCGCCGGTGACCTTGGTGTCGCCTTTGAGGTGATAGCTGACCTTGGAATGATAGGTCAGGCCCACACGCGTCTGGTCAGTGGCCTGCACCAGAATGCCGGCATTGAAACCGAAGGCGGTGTCATCACCCTTGATCTTCACCTTGCCGTCGTTGCTGCCAGGGCTGAGGACGTTTGGCACCTGCGAAGTCAATTCGCCGTCGATGCGGTTGATGGTCGGACCAAAGCCGATCGACACCTTATCGTTAAAGGCGTAACTGACCGTTGGCTGGAACGTCATCACCTGGATCCGGCTTTTGTTGGCGAAGTAGCGACCCGCAAAACCGCTGCCATAGTCGGTGATCAAACCGTAGGGCACGTAGAAACCAACGCCGAAAGCCCAGTGCTCATCTATCGGTTTGACGTAGTAGCCCATGGGCACCGCAGTGAGCGGAACCATATCGCCGTCTTCCTTGCCGCCGAAGGTACTGCGGGTATCGCTGATATCGGATTTTGCGACGAGGACGGCGGAACCCGCACTGACCTGTTCCTGCTTCAGGCGCGCCATGCCGGCAGGGTTGCCATACACGGTGCTGGCATCATCGGCAGAGGACGATCGGCCTGCGAACCCGGTACCCATCCCGCTGATGCTTTGTTCATTAATAGCAAGACCGCTGGCCAGTAGCGGTGAAGACGAAAGTGCAACGGCAAGCGCAAGGAGGGTCTTGGGCATTACTTTTTTCATTATTAGAGTTTCCTGTGATCAACGGGTGCGGAAACTACCAACATTTTTATCAGCGCGCCATAGGCTGTTCTCTATAAACAAACTTATATCTGTAGGACAATTCTACAAGATAGGCGCGTTATTCAGCACGTAAATACCGGATGATCTGCGCGACCCATTGAACCTGACTTTTTAAACACTTTATGGGCTCCGATTCATTGTAATAAACCCACTTTCAAGTTACCGGAATGTGCGACGAACTGTCTGGCGCAGGGCTTTGCAGCGCCACCCCAGCCTCCTGCCTTCCCCAAAACACACTTCAGCAAGTAAACAAACAAGCTTATGGCCTTATATCTATATATAAGTCAGCGCATGAAATTTCCAGCACATCACTGATACTTGACCCGCTACCGCCTTACTTACTTCCCCTGGGCATGACACTCAAGTTACATATCAAGTTAATAACTCTTTTGTACTTCGCCATTCACCTCTTTGTGCAATTCACCCTCGATCTGCACAACCAGCAAGATACCCGCCGACTGCAAAAGCTGTAGCACCGTTAACCGGGCCGTTGGCACTGTTAATTCCCGAAACCGAGGGCAAGACACCGGGCTGAAATGAACCCTATCGCGCTTTCAGACGAAAGCAATCGGCAGTGACCGACATCAGCCACCCTGTGGCTGAGCTTGAATTGCGGCTCAAGCATGGATGCCTGCCGCATCCATTGCTTCAACTCGTCGCCCACAAGGGTGACAACCACGATTGTCGGAAATGGAGTTCACCTTGGACAATACATATCAGCTTGCGGGGTTTACCCTCGCCATGCATCGCGGCCCCTTCCAGAACAACGGTGCCACACCGTGGTACTCGACCGTTCAAATCGGCACTCCGGGGCAACCGTTAAAGCTGGCACTGGACACTGGAACCAACATCACCTGGGTGACCTCCAGCCTCTGCGCACCTGATCGTTGTCAGCACTACAGCGCTGGCCGGTTTAACCATAAGACTTCCAGCAGCTTCAGCTTCACCGACTGCCTGCAAAGGCCCTACAGTTTTGGCCCATGGGGAACGATGCAAGTCGAGTCGGGATCGGACGTGCTGATCGTCAACCAGACAACGCTGCCCACCCGGCTTCTACTGGCGACGGACTACACCAGTTCACAGTTTCGCCAATTGGACTGGGACGGTGGTATTGGCCTGCCCTGCAGCAGTACCTATGCCGATGGCCGTAGTTCGTTCGTGTTCCAGGAGTTGATGAACACCGGCAAGATTGATCCGCAGCAGCCCTTTATCGCCTTCGACTGGGATCCCGTTTCGGGTCGCGGCAGCTGCCAGTTGGGCGCTGTAGATGCCAGCAAGACCCAAGGCCCTCACCTGTTTCTGCCATGGTCCCTCTACAGCAAAATGGCTGGAGTGGAGTACATCTGGTCCACACCACTCATGTCTTATGCCGTCGGCGGCGAAATCCTGGCCAAAGACCTGACCTTTGTCCTGGACTCCGGCTCTTCCCAGTTCAAAGGAGACGAGCGGCTTATGCGCCACACCCTGGAACGAATCGCTCAAGGTGACCACCCGCAGGTGGTCCTTGGCTTTGCCGATGGCGAGATCACCCTCGGGGCCGACACCTACAACGTATTGATTGAGGAGGGTCCCGACAAAGGCCGGACACTTCCTCAGTTCGAACCATTGGGGCCTGCCGATCTGGTACTTGTCGGTTCTCTGGTAATGGAGCTTTGCTACACCGTCTACGAGTATCGCGTGGTGCAATGTTGCCCCGGTGCCTACTCCCTGGCACCCGTTGGCGCATGGCTCTTCAATCGCCCGAACGGGCCGCAGATCATTACCCGGTCATCCTCAAAAAACTTCGATATCGCCCCCAGAGCCATAACCCGAGGAAAGCGCATTCTCGACTCTGTTACCCGGGCCGCCCCCCCTCTCCTGCCGCTGTCGGCCGCGGGTACCTGGCAGAATGATTACGGTTCGAGAATGACGCTCACTGTCGATAGGGGGCGGATATCAGGTACCTATCAGTCATCTACCGGCTCGACAGGCCTATACGAAGTCACCGGCTATCAAGTGCCCTCCATCATTCAGCAAGAACTGGAACTGGGACTTCCGATAGCACTGGCCATCGAATGGCACTCCCTGGGCGAAGGTCCTGCTGACCCCAGCTGGAACTGGTCTTCAGGGCTATGCGGGCAGATCCACCGGGTGAAGGGAGAAGACACTTTAGTGCTATCGCACTTGCTGGTAGCCAGTAGTGACTTCCCGGAGCGGGTTGAGCAAGGAACCTACGTCGACAAGTTGGCGTTCCGCAGGGTTGCCAGCGTGCACGCTGAAAGACCTCTTGCAGCACCATCATCGTTGCCCGAGATAGCGGACCCCTTGAGCGGTAGCTGGCTGGCCACAGATGGAACCCGCTTGAGCCTGAGGATCCATGCGTGCAGTCACCATGCATTTGGTTATGTACTTGGCCGACTGACATCAGATGAAGGAGAAGTCGACATCTGCGGTTTCACCGACATCAATGCCCAGACCAGCGGGCTGCCATTGCAATCTGTAAGTCTCACAACGGCAGGACTTGCGGGATCTACAGCTCGGTCTCTATCAGGGACCCTCGAATTAAAAGAACAAAACGTGAACCTCCTGATCATGACCAGCTCGCCAACCACTGCAGAGCATAGCTATTTGCAGACACGAGTTAAGTCCCTTACCTTTTCTCGGCAAGACAAATAATCAGGCTGCCGATACTGTTGACGTCGCGCCCAGATTGCAGGGACAGGCTGTTCGCCGCTTCGATGCGGGCGGCGTTGTCCACGAAGTAAGTTCGTTCGGTGCGGTAGCCGTTGCTGCTTTTATGCCGGGTGACGGTGCGCTGGACGGGCTTCGATGACAAAGTCATCTCCCTCTACGCTCGCAGTTTGAGTGTCAGAGAAAATCAGGCGCACTTGCAGGAAATGTACGGCACAGAGGTCTCTCCCAACCTCATCTCGGCGATTACCGACGCGGTGAGTGACAAGGTCGAGCTCTGGTAGGTAAGGCCGCTGGACGCGCTGCACCCGATCCTCTACCTGGGCTGCATTCACGTCAAAGTGCGCAACAAGGCGATTTACCTGGCTATCGGCGTCAATATGGCGGGCCACAAGGAAGTGCTGGGCTTGTGGGGCGCGCAAACCGAAGGCGTCAAGTTCTGGCTGCACTTGGTCACCGAGCTGAAGATCGAGGCGTGCAGGACATCTTCATCGCCTGCGTGGACGGCCTCAAAGGCTTCCCTGAGGCGATTGAAACGGTTACCCGAAAACCGTCATTCAGCTGTGCATCGTGCACATGGTTCGCAACAGCTTGAACTTCGTGTCCTGGAAACGGCAGAAGGAAGTCGCGGCTGATCTCAAGCTGATTTGTACCTCGGCCAGCGCTGAATTGGCTGAATAACGGCTCTGCGAATTTGAAGCAAAATGGGACGCTGAGTATCAGTCGATCAGCCTGTCATGGCGGCGAAACTGGCCTCGGATGATCCCGTTTTTTACTATCCAGCCAGCCGAAATTCGCAAAGTGATCTACACCACCAACGCCATCGAATCGATCAACATGACTGTGCGTTAAGTGATCAGTTATGTTTAGGCACTTACTGGCTACGTTGTCCAGAGAGACACCTGTCGCTTTTGCTTCAAAGCCCTGCACTGTCACTTCCGCACCGACTAGAATTCCAATTAAACTTCGCTAGCACCAAACATCACAGGATCGAAACCTTTAGGCCAAACTGTAAACTCGTTATAAATCGCACCAGAAAAAAAAGCACCTTCTATTCTTTTAACTTCAAAATTAACGCCGCATAAATTAGCCCTTATAAAAATAGCACCACAAACATCAGCATTTCTTAGATCAGACAATGAAAGATCTGCCTCGGTAAAATCAGCCCCAATTGCGACAACACCGGAAAGATCCACCTTCTTCATCTGCGCCCCAACTAGCGTCGCATTCATAAGAGCAGCACCATGCAGTACCGCACCACTCAATATAGAGTAATTAAAAGACGCATTTCTCAAATTCGATTTTGTAAAGTCAGCTCCAGAAACATCAAAACCGTCAAAAATTGCACGATGCAGCTCCATTCCACTAAATATAGAATTAGCTAGATTGTCCAAAGGCAAATCTAGGGTCTCGCCTGTCTGAAAGCAGATAGTTATCATCTATTCCCCCAATCTACCAGATCAATTTTCACATCAGATACAGATTTGGTCTGTCCAGCTTTACTGGGTGACAAAGTTCCTGGTGCTACCTCGGGACTTCGCCCTAAAATTTTTGCAGCGATGTAACGATGATTCCCATCAACAATCACATTGCCAACCATCTTAATTGGAGGAGCGACATCCCCCTTAAGAAGGCGATCAACATATCTCTGAATAGCAGATAATGAAACAAAATTTTGACCGCTAATAGCAAGATCCCCTTGTAATGCTTTTTGAATGATCTCTGGCGTAACATCTGACCCTTTAGAAACCAAGGGCCCCTGAACTGTCGCTTTTGCACCAACTAAACTCTAATCAACACAAACTCCATCAAAACCCCACTACCGATCATACTTTCAATAATGAGCCTGCTCGCTTCCACCGACTTCACAGCGAAATCTATTTCATTTAACGACGCAGAAAAATCAACGATACAATCTATATCTGAAACCCTCTTACTCCCATTGATTTTAAATCCTTCCATACCAAGAACTGCAATACCATTATTTTTGCAATAGTCGACCAGTCTAACTCCATCGCCGACATCAAACAAAGGGGTACCATTCCACATCAATGTAGGAGTAACAGGCAAATCTT
This genomic stretch from Pseudomonas deceptionensis harbors:
- a CDS encoding pentapeptide repeat-containing protein → MDNLANSIFSGMELHRAIFDGFDVSGADFTKSNLRNASFNYSILSGAVLHGAALMNATLVGAQMKKVDLSGVVAIGADFTEADLSLSDLRNADVCGAIFIRANLCGVNFEVKRIEGAFFSGAIYNEFTVWPKGFDPVMFGASEV